One Trichormus variabilis 0441 genomic window, TTACTATGACACAGTGAAGTTCGGTAGGGGATTAACTCCACAAACGATGGAAATTGTTAGACAAGGTAATGACTTGATTTTTAAGGTCAAAGACAACATTGATCAACTCACGATCAAAAATCAGTTTGATTATCCTTACGAAGTCCTTTCCGTGGAAGAATTTCAATTTGATAACGGTGCAACTATTTGGACAAAAGAAGATATTAAAAACTACCTTGCCACAACTATTAATAATGCACCCATTGTCCAAAACGCAATTATAGATCAAACAATTGGTTCCAATAGTCCCTTCAACTTCACCATTCCCATAAATACTTTCTCTGACTCAAATATAGGTGATAGCCTCAGTTATACAGCAACTAAAGCAGACGGTACTTCTCTACCTAGTTGGTTGAAATTTAATCCCATCACCCGCACCTTTACAGGCATTCCCACCGTAGGTGATGTAAGCACATTAAATATCAAAGTCGTAGCCACAGACAACAAAAGAGCAAATGTCAGTGATACATTTGCCATCAACATTCGCAACCTCACTGGTACTGCTGGCAACGATAGCATCACTGGCACATTCAATGATGATGTAATTCAAGGCTTGGGTGGCAATGACATCCTGCTTGGTTTAGCGGGGAATGACACCCTTGATGGTGGCACAGGCCAAGATACCATGACAGGAGGCTTAGACAATGACACCTACATTGTCGATAACAGTGCAGATAAAGTAGTCGAAAACGCTAACGAAGGAACGGATACTGTTCGCTCATCCATTAGCTACACCTTGGGCGACAATATAGAAAACCTAGTTTTAACTGGCACTAGTAGCCTCTCAGGTACAGGTAACACACTCAACAATCTCATTACTGGTAATACTGGTGCTAACACACTTAATGGTAAAGCTGGTGATGACATCATTAATGGAGAAGGTGGTAACGATACCCTTAATGGCGAAAGTGGTAATGATACCCTCAATGGCGGTACTGGTAATGACAGTTTAGATGGTGGTGCTGGCGACGATGTAATGCTTGGTGGTGCAGGTGATGACACATACTACACCGATAGCAGTAACGACCAAATTATAGAAGTCTTCAATGAAGGAACTGATACCGTCCGTTCTGCTATCAGTTGGACGCTAGGCTACAACCTAGAAAACCTGATTCTCACAGGTAGCAATGCTATCAATGGTACTGGCAATGCTTTGAAAAATAGTATTACTGGGAACACTGCCAATAACACTTTGTCAGGTGGCGATAATGATGACACTCTCAATGGTGATGCCGGAAATGACATCCTCAATGGTGATGCTGGTAATGATTCCTTAGATGGTGGTGTGGGCAATGATGTAATGATTGGTGGTGCTGGTAATGACACATATTACACCGACAGCATTAACGACCAAATTATAGAAGCCACTAATGCGGGAACTGATACTGTTCGTTCTGCTATTAGTTGGACACTAAGCAATAACTTAGAGAACCTGATTCTCACGGGTAGCAATGCGATCAATGGTACTGGAAACGCACTAGTTAATAACATGACTGGTAACAGTGCCAATAACAGTTTGTCCGGTGGTGATAATAATGACACTCTCAACGGTGGCGATGGGGATGATATTCTCAATGGGGGTAACGGAAATGATACTTTAATCGGTGGCAATGGTAACGATACACTCGTTGGTGGTGTTGGTAGCGATAAGCTAACTGGTGGTGCTGGTAATGATAAATTTGTCTTTAATAGCCTCAGTGAAGGAATCGATACTATTACTGACTTCAGCAGTACAAATGATGTTCTAGTAGTGCAATCGCTGTTAGCCAGCTTCAACTACACAGGCACAAATCCCATCGCCAACGGTTACATGAGAGGCATACAATCTGGGTCAAATACTCTCATCCAAGTTGACGCTGATGGTGTTGGTAGCAGTGCAATCTTCAGCACCTTAGTTACACTCAATAACTTTACTGCTAGTAACTTCAGCCAGAATAACTTGATTTTCTAGGTCAGCAAAACTGGCTAAGGTGGTATAACAGCGATCGCTTCCAGCTTACCTCGTTATCAGCCTACCTTGATTTTGCGCTGCGGCGATCGCCCCTGGATTAGCCGTAAATACCTGAATTCCTGGCACTGTCACATAATCACCATCATCAGTAATAATCTTGTTGATTGATTGTTGATTGATTCTTGTTTTATTGATTCCAGAATGAACAAATCATAACCATCTAAGCATTGATTACTGAACTGAGTTAAAGCATTATCTATGATGTCTTCATGATGTCAATGACATCTGCTTTTACGGTGTAGTTAACTGGCATGATTAACAGGCAGATTGTTCAAGAATCATTTCATTTACGGCTTCACGATACTGCTCATCTGAGTAATAACGCTTTGCATTCTCAATCACTTCATCATAGGTCTGTTGACCAAGAGGACTGAGGTTAGATACAACTAGAAGCTGATCCAGGTCTTCAGGTTTGATATCACGCAATAATTGACCAATAGCAAAATTGAAAAACACAGACAAGAATCTTCTTACACCAGCAAAATCTAGCTCTACTGCCTTTCCTGCTTGCAGTTGAGGATAAATTAAATCATAGATTTGCTGTCCAGCCTTTTGGC contains:
- a CDS encoding STAS-like domain-containing protein: MKYKIYELIGENCMSQKAGQQIYDLIYPQLQAGKAVELDFAGVRRFLSVFFNFAIGQLLRDIKPEDLDQLLVVSNLSPLGQQTYDEVIENAKRYYSDEQYREAVNEMILEQSAC